DNA sequence from the Leopardus geoffroyi isolate Oge1 chromosome A3, O.geoffroyi_Oge1_pat1.0, whole genome shotgun sequence genome:
ATTTATATCCGCCAGTGTCACTCAGGGCTTGAGTTAGGAGTTCCACGTGGTAATTAGAGCCTCGTTTGTCAGAGCTGGTCCATGAATGTCTTGTGGATGAATGGTTTTTTAGATAATTGGGGCTTTACCCTTTAAGTACCTCTTTTATTGGATGCCCTGTTAAAAATGCATGACAAGTAAGCAAACCCAACTTACCTAAAGGTAAGGTAATGTTGCTAAAAACAGCCCATGGTAAGCATCCACTTGGTGAGCATATGGGTGTTCACTGTAAAATTCCTTCAGCTTGGttgcatgtttaaaatttttcccaaTAAATACTGAGGGGAAAACAGCATTTTTGAAAGTCCTGCACACCCCTTATTCCAACAATGTTGTGGTTactcaatgtgtgtgtgtggaatggTTAAGGCTGccggctctggagccagactgccaggTTCCTGGGCCgtctctgctgcttcccagctGTGTGCCCTTCAGGCGGTTACTGTCTTCTCTGAGCCTCgcctttcttgtctgtaaaatgggaatgatagtaGTTCCTGCTCCAGGGTTTGTTGTGGGAATGGACTGAGAAGATGTGTATATACGTGCCTCCCGCAGTACTGAACACTCTACACTTTGGCAAGTATGGCCACTCTACCCCCACTACCGTTACGTTGCAGGTACCTTCAGCGTTGACCCCTGGCCCACTCAGAATCGTTACTGCTCTCCTTGGTCATTGACTTGAATGACAATTTGGGGCTACTTTGAGACTTAATTTTCAGTGCCATGGGTATTTTTCCCCCAATCAAATCCATCTTTATGTTGTCCTCCTCCCAGCCTAAATTGCCAGGAATGTAATTTAACTCTTCCTCAGTGAAGCCCAGCCCCATCCCAAACCTCCGTGATGGCAGTGTCTCGGGTGCCTGCGCCCCGTAGACAGAGCTGTGCGCTTTCCTGCCCCTGAATTCTGCTGGCTGCCACCTTCAGGTGAGCACATGGTCTCTTCGTTTGCCCCCGGGGCTGCTGTTCGCTGGTGGCTATgcattctcttccctctctccctcctctccggCCTTATGTTCACGACCTCTGCTGTTCATCTTTACCCAGGACAGAAAAGAGGACCAAGGTAAATCAGGAAGTGTCACGGATAAATGACGTCACCTGTATAGGGACCTCATAAGTGGGAATGATGCCCTTTTTCTACAGAACTGAGTGCTAGAGCTTTCTGTCCTCCACCTCTCTTGGGTTTGATGTCCTTCTCGTGGTTTTCAGCATATTCACGTTTTTTTGCAATCATCACAACTATCTCAGAACGTTTCATGTtcttagaacatttcatcaccccaaaagaaacctcgTACGtgttagcagtcactcctcattctcccctcagcccttggcaaccaccactctacaTTCTGTCACTTTGGATTTACCTCTTCGGGGCATTTCCTACAAATGTCATATAATGTGGCATTTTGGAGCTGCCTACTTGCAGTTACCATGTTTCTGTCTGTGTTTGGGCATTTTAACGGTGCTTCGTTCCTTTTTACAGCATTATAATAAGCCAGTTACATAGACATACCAAATgttgtttattcatccatctgTTGGTGCACATTgagattgtttccaccttttggctattgcgATGGTGATGCCATGAGTGTTTGTGTGCGAGTGTTTGTGTGAACATATTCTTACTTCTGTGTATATACCTAGCACTGGAATTACTGGGTTTTCTGGTAACTCGGTATTTAACTTGAAGTTGAAGAACTGCCAACTAATCtacaaagtggctgtgccatctTATGTCCTGCCAGCAATGTACGAAGGCTCTGACTTCCCCCCATCTCCACCTGTACGTGTTATTTGTCACTGTGATTGTAGCTATCCCAGTGGGGAAGTGGTctctccttgtggttttggtttCTCACTTCCCTgaagactaatgatgttgagcactttttaatgcttattggccatttgtagatcttctttggaggaaggtctgttcaaatcctttaccaatttttaattgggttgtctttttattgttgagttgtaagagttcttcatatatgcCGGATACAAGCCCCTTATCAGATGGAGGACTTGCAAATAAATTCTCCccttctgtgagttgtctttttcACTATCTTGCTGGCAGCCTTTGAAACACAACCGTTTTTAATTTTGACGGAGTCCAATTCACCTGGTTTTTCTTATGTAACTTGCACTTTCAGATATTCTATTTGATGTCCCCAGTGACTTCTCTGGAAATCTGATTTGCTCACTGTGTACAGAATTGCATTATGCTTAGTTTTCCTGATTTGGAATTGTAAAGCACttgctttaaaatgtttgccAGTAATAGAGGATGTTAGAAATATTGATACTTGTGGAGGTGATAAACCCATTTCTGTGCCTTTAGCCTCAGGATGATAGAAAAAATACATCCTATCTATGCCCAGAGGTCATTTCACTGTCAGTGACAGTGGGACACTGGAAGCCAGTTCAGTAGCAGGGAGGGTGATTAAGTTCTTAGTGGGACCTTATTAGGCAACTATTGAATGATATCATTAGGAAGCTTAATGAAAATGTTTATGATGaaatcttcaattaaaaaaaaaatgaaacacagggcacctgggtggcttagtcagttgagcgtctgactcttgattttggctcaggtcatggtcttgtggtttgtgggtttgagccctgcgtcgggctctgtgctgacagcgtggagcctgcttgggattctctctcaccatctctctcttcccttcccccactggtgctgtctctgtctctcaaaataaataaataaacttaaaaaaaaaaaaaaacgaaacacaAGTATGTGCCTTGTATGACTAAAATATGTGTTAAGACATTTGGACTAGGTTGAAGGGTATACAAAATTACAGGTAGTTTTagtttcatctattttatttaatactgatattttatcttaaatatcaattttaaggtattttacctaacaattaaaaattcagtttaaaaaaagtGCATGATATTTCAAATCAGTGGGAGAAATGGTGACAAGTAGTTAGGTCTGGTGTGCTTATTCTTATCccacccaactttttttttaacaggaattATTTTTTATCGTCATGATCATCAGggttagacttacagaaaaatagTTTGCTGTGAGTATTTAAGAACTTGACTAGAGATATTTTGtctctttacattttcatattaaatCCAAATACTGATGATAAGGTGATTTTGGAATTagaattactatttattttagtCATTACCAGTATTGCAGTTTGCTATGTTAATAATAGGGGTCCCAGAAACACTTTTCTCATGGCATCTCATGAAAGaattataatgattttatatgtaaataaaccaATCACTCCAACATTTGAAAcaaatttcattgaaaaaaattctttttattcggattctgtgtctccctctctctgccccttccctgctcatgttctgtttctcaaaagtgaataaacgtaaaaaaaaaaaaaaaaaattgaaaaaaagaattttagggcacctgggtggctcagttctgctcaggtcgtgatctcatagtctgtgagtttgagccccacgtcaggctctgtgctgacagctcagagcctggagcctgcttctgattctgtgtctccctctctctctctgcccctccccggcttatgccctgtctctctctctctctctctctctctctctctctctctctgtcaaaaataaaaataaacattaaaaaaaatttaaaaaaataagtttatttatttagggagagagagagagagagagcgcgcaggggaggggcagggagagggggggagagagaatcccaagcaggctctgcactgtcagcctgaagctcgatgtggggcttaaactcaagaaccgaaccccgagatcatgacctgagccgaaaccaaaagtcggacgcttaaccgactgagccactcaggcgcccttgaAACAAATTTCAAATGATCAAAGATGttaaagtgttttgtttgtttcttttaaggaaCAATAAAGGCACCAAAGGAAATATAAAGGGAAGTAAGCACGATGCTAGGTCACGTGTATTATGCACACCCAAGGTGATGCCACAGTCTGAACTCCTGCACCGCAAAGTGGGTCCGTGGCTCCCCTGGCCCTCTGAGCTTCGGCTTCGGTCCGGGGTACAGCCAGTAACTAGGAGGTGCTCCCCCTTCCGTGGCCTGGACCGGGTGTGATAGGGCAGCAGACAGGGAAAGCCCGCAAAGGGAGGCCCGGCTCCTGTGGCAGCCAGCAGCCCTGCACCCACTTCGCACACTGAGGCTGACTTGGCCTCTGGGCCCGGCTTGGGGGAGGCAGAGGCGGTGTCTTGTTGTCATATGTGGGAAGgctatgaaaagaaaaacccttgttggcccaaacatttaaacaagagtTACACTAGGATGTTTTGTTCTCACTCTGACATGGTCAGAATTAATTTGGGCGTCCAAAACaggattattttgttgttgttgtttggcttTTGAATCTGAGTAACTTAATACAAGAACACagagggaaatacaaaacaaaatgcatgGCTTAAGTCTGTCAGGGCATGGACCGTCCCCTGGAACACCCCCAGGGCATTCTTCAGGGCATGATTTTGTTAGTGTTTGGGGGGCTTCACATTCAAGCTGCTGGTGACCTTCTTTGTGAAAAGGCCCCAGGGATCGGAGGCAAGCAGCTGAGTGTGTGTGGGCATCTGAGAAGTGCGTGGCCAGAGCCCGAGAGATCGTAATCAccgttttctcttcctccttaggTTTAATAGGAAAAACTTGCCTTCTGCAAACAACTGAAAAAACTGCCCTCAGAAACCGTTTCTTTGGCCCTCATGGAGCAGCTGGAACTTCCACAGTGAGGCCCTGGACAGGACAAGCTCTCTCTCCTgccacccgccccgccccggccccgatCAGCCAGAGCGGTGGTCGCCATGGCCAGCAAGAGGAAATCCACCACCCCGTGTATGATCCCGGTAAAGGCGGTGGTGCTGCAGGAGGCCGGTGTGGAGGCCCAGCCGGCTGAGACCTTGCCTGAGGGGCCCCAGCAAGAGCCGCCCCCTGAAGTGCCCGCcgggggcagtggggaggtgaCTCAGATGCCCAGCAGTACCGACGGCACCACACTGGCCAATGGGCACCGGAGCACTTTAGACGGCTATTCCTATTCCTGCAGATACTGTGACTTCAGATCCCAGGACATAACCCAATTTGTGGGGCACATGAACTCAGAGCACACAGACTTTAACAAGGACCCAACTTTTGTATGCACTGAATGCAGTTTTCTGGCAAAAACTCCTGAGGGGCTTTCTCTGCACAATGCCAAGTGTCACTCAGGGGAAGCCAGCTTTGTGTGGAATGTGGCCAAGCCAGACAATCATGTAGTTGTGGAGCAGAGTGTCCCCGAGAGTACCTGCACTCCCGACGTCTCGAGTGAGCCCAACACCGAAGGGACCGACGGACAGGCCGAAATCATTATTACCAAAACCCCAATCATGAAGATAATGAAAGGCAAAGCTGAAGCCAAAAAAATTCATACGCTCAAGGAGAACATCCCCAGTCAGCCTGTCGGTGACGCGGCCTTACCAAACCCATCGGCAGGGGAGACCGAGGTGAAGGAGGGGGACCACTCCTTTGTCGACGGGGCGGTCCCGGTCGGTCAGCCAGCCGCCGGCTCGGCGAAAGCGCCACACGTGGCCAACGGGCCCCCGATGGGAGCGGTGCCAGTCCTGCCAGCCGGCCTCGCCCAGTTCCTCCCCCTGCAGCAGCCACCCCCCGGGCGCGCCCAGCACCACCACCAGCCGCCGCCCACCTCCAAGTCCCTCCCCAAGGTGATGATCCCCCTGAGCAGCATCCCCACCTACAACGCGGCCATGGACTCCAACAGCTTTCTGAAGAACTCGTTCCACAAGTTCCCCTACCCTACCAAAGCCGAGCTCTGCTATCTGACTGTGGTCACCAAGTATCCGGAGGAACAGCTCAAGATCTGGTTCACGGCCCAAAGGCTGAAGCAGGGCATCAGCTGGTCCCCTGAGGAGATCGAGGACGCCCGGAAGAAGATGTTCAATACGGTCATTCAGTCTGTGCCCCAGCCCACGATCACCGTCCTCAACACGCCCCTGGTTGCCAACGCCGGCGGCGTCCAACACCTCATCCAGGCCGCCCTCCCAGGCCACGTGGTGGGGCAGCCAGAGGGCACGGCAGGTGGCCTGCTGGTCACTCAGCCACTGATGGCCAACGGGCTGCAGGCGCCTGGCTCGTCCCTGCCGCCGGCAGTCACGTCCGTCCCCAAGCCGCCCGCCGTGGCGCCCATCAACACGGTGTGCTCCAACACGACGTCGGCTGTGAAGGTGGTGAACGCGGCTCAGTCGCTGCTCACGGCGTGCCCCAGCATCACCTCCCAGGCCTTCCTCGACGCCAGCATCTA
Encoded proteins:
- the ZHX3 gene encoding zinc fingers and homeoboxes protein 3, whose translation is MASKRKSTTPCMIPVKAVVLQEAGVEAQPAETLPEGPQQEPPPEVPAGGSGEVTQMPSSTDGTTLANGHRSTLDGYSYSCRYCDFRSQDITQFVGHMNSEHTDFNKDPTFVCTECSFLAKTPEGLSLHNAKCHSGEASFVWNVAKPDNHVVVEQSVPESTCTPDVSSEPNTEGTDGQAEIIITKTPIMKIMKGKAEAKKIHTLKENIPSQPVGDAALPNPSAGETEVKEGDHSFVDGAVPVGQPAAGSAKAPHVANGPPMGAVPVLPAGLAQFLPLQQPPPGRAQHHHQPPPTSKSLPKVMIPLSSIPTYNAAMDSNSFLKNSFHKFPYPTKAELCYLTVVTKYPEEQLKIWFTAQRLKQGISWSPEEIEDARKKMFNTVIQSVPQPTITVLNTPLVANAGGVQHLIQAALPGHVVGQPEGTAGGLLVTQPLMANGLQAPGSSLPPAVTSVPKPPAVAPINTVCSNTTSAVKVVNAAQSLLTACPSITSQAFLDASIYKNKKSHEQLSALKGSFCRNQFPGQSEVEHLTKVTGLSTREVRKWFSDRRYHCRNLKGSRPVLPGDHGPVILDPGPDTPFAPAAKAPEGPCVPPAATLAAPPSARRQAWHQTPDFTPTRYKERAPEQLRALESSFAQNPLPPDEELDRLRTETKMTRREIDSWFSERRKKVSAEDTKRADEGAAPEEAAVAAEDDVGEEELAGDLRVPGGDGSPEGAGGHALAERKVSPIKINLKNLRVTEANGKGELPGLGACEPVDGGPGEPAEQPPGKASCKKTAQQRHLLRQLFVQTRWPSNQDYDSIMAQTGLPRPEVVRWFGDSRYALKNGQLKWYEDYKRGNFPPGLLAVAPGSRELLQDYYLRHQTLFERDLQSLCDKTQMSSQQVKQWFAEKMGEETRAVVDTGGEDQGTGEPAATHRGTGDGYSEVSENSESWEPGAPEASSEPSDAPSPQAALELETD